The following coding sequences lie in one Salarias fasciatus chromosome 7 unlocalized genomic scaffold, fSalaFa1.1 super_scaffold_4, whole genome shotgun sequence genomic window:
- the xpo7 gene encoding exportin-7 isoform X2, with translation MKWRKMADHVQGLAQLEILCKQLYETTDTAVRHQAEKALVEFTNSPDCLSKCQLLLERGSSSYSQLLAATCLSKLVSRTSNPLPLEQRIDIRNYVLNYLATRPKLAAFVTQALIQLYARITKLGWFDCQKDDYVFRNVIADVTRFLQDSVEHCIIGVTILSQLTNEINQADTTHPLTKHRKIASSFRDSSLFDIFTLSCNLLKQASGKNLNLNDESQHGLLMQLLKLSYNCLNYDFIGTSTDESSDDLCTVQIPTSWRSAFLDSSTLQLFFNLYHSIPPSLSPLVLSCLVQIASVRRSLFNNAERAKFLSHLVDGVKRILANPQCLPDPNNYHEFCRLLARLKSNYQLGELVKVENYPEVIRLIANFTVTSLQHWEFAPNSVHYLLSLWQRLAASVPYVKATEPHLLETYTPEVTKAYITSRLESVHVILRDGLEDPLDDAGLVQQQLDQLSTIGRCEYEKTCALLVQLFDQAAQTYQELLQSTNSSAVDITVQEGRLTWLVYIIGAVIGGRVSFASTDEQDAMDGELVCRVLQLMNLTDSRLAQAGNERLELAMLSFFEQFRKIYIGDQVQKSSKLYRRLSEVLGLNDETMVLSVFIGKIITNLKYWGQCEPITSKTLQLLNDLSLGYSSVRKLVKLSAVQFMLNNHTSEHFSFLGVNNQSNLSDMRCRTTFYTALGRLLMVDLGEDEDQFEQFMLPLTAAFEAVAQMLSTNTFNEQEAKRTLVGLVRDLRGIAFAFNAKTSFMMLFDWIYPAYMPILQRAIELWYHDPACTTPVLKLMAELVHNRSQRLQFDVSSPNGILLFRETSKMITTYGNRILTLGEVPKDQVYGVKLKGVSVCFAMLKAVLSGNYVNFGVFRLYGDDALDNALQTFIKLLLSIPHSDLLDYPKLSQSFYSLLEVLTQDHMNFIASLEPHVVMYILSSISEGLTALDTMVCTGCCSSLDHIVTYLFKQLSRSTKKRPTPMATDDRFLHIMQQHPEMIQQMLSTVLNIIIFEDCRNQWSMSRPLLGLILLNEKYFADLRNSIVNSQPPEKQQAMHLCFENLMEGIERNLLTKNRDRFTQNLSVFRREVNDSMKNSTYGVNSNDMMS, from the exons atgaaatggagaaaaatggcggatcatgtGCAG GGCCTCGCCCAGCTGGAGATCCTGTGTAAGCAGCTGTACGAGACCACCGACACCGCCGTGCGCCACCAGGCCGAGAAAGCTCTGGTGGAGTTCACCAACAGCCCCGACTGCCTCAGCAagtgtcagctgctgctggagagaggcagc tctTCGTACTCACAGCTGCTTGCCGCCACATGTTTATCTAAGCTGGTGTCTCGAACCAGCAACCCTCTGCCTCTGGAGCAACGCATTGACATCC GGAACTATGTCCTGAACTACCTGGCCACGCGGCCCAAGCTGGCGGCCTTCGTGACGCAGGCCCTGATCCAGCTGTACGCCCGGATCACCAAGCTGGGCTGGTTCGACTGTCAGAAGGACGACTACGTGTTCCGGAACGTCATCGCCGACGTGACGCGCTTCCTGCAG gacAGCGTGGAGCACTGCATCATCGGCGTCACCATCCTGTCTCAGCTGACCAATGAGATCAACCAG gctGACACAACACACCCGCTGACCAAACACAGGAAGATTGCGTCGTCCTTCAGAGACTCGTCCCTCTTTGACATCTTCACTCTGTCCTGCAACCTGCTCAaacag GCTTCGGGgaagaacctgaacctgaacgaTGAGTCTCAGCACGGCCTCCTgatgcagctgctgaagctcAGCTACAACTGTCTGAACTACGACTTCATCGGGACGTCGACGGACGAGTCGTCAGACGACCTGTGCACCGTGCAGATCCCCACCTCCTGGAGATCAG CGTTTCTTGATTCCTCGactctgcagctgtttttcaaTCTTTATCattccatccctccatccctctccccACTG gTCCTGTCGTGTCTAGTCCAGATCGCCTCGGTCAGACGGTCGCTGTTCAACAACGCAGAGCGAGCAAAGTTCCTCTCACATCTGGTGGACGGAGTGAAGAGGATATTAGCCAATCCACAG TGTTTACCGGATCCTAATAACTACCACGAGTTCTGCCGCCTGCTGGCGCGGCTGAAGAGTAACTACCAGCTGGGGGAGCTGGTCAAGGTGGAGAACTATCCCGAGGTCATTCGACTCATCGCCAACTTCACCGTCACCAGTCTGCAG caCTGGGAGTTTGCCCCCAACAGTGTTCACTACCTGCTGAGTCTGTGGCAGCGCCTGGCGGCGTCGGTCCCGTACGTGAAGGCCACCGAGCCCCACCTGCTGGAGACCTACACCCCCGAGGTCACCAAGGCCTACATCACGTCCCGGCTGGAGTCCGTCCACGTcatcctcag AGACGGGCTGGAGGACCCCCTGGACGACGCCGGcctggtgcagcagcagctggaccagCTGTCCACCATCGGCCGCTGCGAGTACGAGAAGACGTGCGCTCTGCTGGTGCAGCTGTTCGACCAGGCGGCGCAGACGtaccaggagctgctgcagtccaCCAACTCCAGCGCCGTGGACATCACGGTGCAGGAGG GACGGCTCACCTGGCTGGTCTACATCATCGGGGCGGTGATCGGAGGACGCGTGTCCTTCGCCAGCACGGACGAGCAGGACGCCATGGACGGAGAGCTGGTCTGTCG GGTTCTGCAGCTCATGAACCTGACCGACTCGCGGCTCGCCCAGGCGGGGAACGAGCGGCTGGAACTCGCCATGCTGAGCTTCTTCGAGCAGTTCAGGAAGATCTACATCGGAGACCAGGTGCAGAAATCCTCCAAG ctttACCGACGACTATCAGAAGTTCTGGGTCTGAACGACGAGACGATGGTACTCAGCGTGTTTATCGGGAAAAT CATCACAAACTTGAAGTACTGGGGTCAGTGTGAACCCATCACCTCCAAGACCCTGCAGCTGCTCAACGACCTGTCCCTGGG gtacagCAGTGTGAGGAAGCTGGTGAAGCTCAGCGCGGTGCAGTTCATGTTGAACAACCACAca AGCGAACATTTCTCCTTCCTGGGTGTGAACAATCAGTCCAACCTCAGCGACATGAGGTGTCGCACCACCTTCTACACTGCACTGGGGCGCCTCCTGATGGTCGACTTAG gtGAGGACGAGGATCAGTTCGAACAGTTCATGTTGCCTCTGACGGCCGCGTTTGAAGCCGTCGCTCAGATGTTGAGCACCAATACCTTCAACGAGCAGGAAGCTAAG AGGACTCTGGTGGGTTTGGTCCGGGACCTCCGAGGAATCGCCTTCGCCTTCAACGCCAAGACCAGCTTCATGATGCTGTTTGACTGGAT ATACCCGGCCTACATGCCCATCCTGCAGAGAGCCATCGAGCTGTGGTACCACGACCCAGCATGCACCACTCCGGTCCTCAAGCTGATGGCTGAGCTGGTTCACAACAG gtctcAGCGGCTTCAGTTCGACGTGTCGTCACCAAACGGCATCCTGCTGTTCAGAGAAACCAGCAAGATGATCACCACCTACG ggAACCGCATCCTGACCCTGGGCGAGGTGCCGAAGGACCAGGTGTACGGCGTGAAGCTGAAGGGCGTCAGCGTCTGCTTCGCCATGCTGAAGGCGGTGCTCAGCGGCAACTACGTCAACTTCGGCGTCTTCCGTCTCTACGGCGACGACGCTCTGGACAACGCCCTGCAGACCTTcatcaagctgctgctgtccatcCCCCACAGCGACCTGCTG GACTACCCGAAGCTCAGCCAGTCCTTCTACTCGCTGCTGGAGGTTCTGACTCAGGACCACATGAACTTCATCGCCAGCCTGGAGCCCCATGTGGTCATGTACATCCTGTCGTCCATCTCCGAGGGCCTCACCGCACTCG acaCCATGGTGTGCACGGGCTGCTGCTCCAGTCTGGACCACATCGTCACCTACCTGTTCAAGCAGCTGTCCCGCTCCACCAAGAAGAGGCCCACGCCCATGGCCACCGACGACCGCTTCCTGCACATCATGCAGCAGCACCCAGAGATGAtccagcag atgctCTCCACAGTGTTGAACATCATCATCTTCGAGGACTGTAGGAACCAGTGGTCCATGTCACGGCCGCTCCTCGGACTCATCCTGCTCAACGAGAAG
- the xpo7 gene encoding exportin-7 isoform X1, with amino-acid sequence MKWRKMADHVQGLAQLEILCKQLYETTDTAVRHQAEKALVEFTNSPDCLSKCQLLLERGSSSYSQLLAATCLSKLVSRTSNPLPLEQRIDIRNYVLNYLATRPKLAAFVTQALIQLYARITKLGWFDCQKDDYVFRNVIADVTRFLQQDSVEHCIIGVTILSQLTNEINQADTTHPLTKHRKIASSFRDSSLFDIFTLSCNLLKQASGKNLNLNDESQHGLLMQLLKLSYNCLNYDFIGTSTDESSDDLCTVQIPTSWRSAFLDSSTLQLFFNLYHSIPPSLSPLVLSCLVQIASVRRSLFNNAERAKFLSHLVDGVKRILANPQCLPDPNNYHEFCRLLARLKSNYQLGELVKVENYPEVIRLIANFTVTSLQHWEFAPNSVHYLLSLWQRLAASVPYVKATEPHLLETYTPEVTKAYITSRLESVHVILRDGLEDPLDDAGLVQQQLDQLSTIGRCEYEKTCALLVQLFDQAAQTYQELLQSTNSSAVDITVQEGRLTWLVYIIGAVIGGRVSFASTDEQDAMDGELVCRVLQLMNLTDSRLAQAGNERLELAMLSFFEQFRKIYIGDQVQKSSKLYRRLSEVLGLNDETMVLSVFIGKIITNLKYWGQCEPITSKTLQLLNDLSLGYSSVRKLVKLSAVQFMLNNHTSEHFSFLGVNNQSNLSDMRCRTTFYTALGRLLMVDLGEDEDQFEQFMLPLTAAFEAVAQMLSTNTFNEQEAKRTLVGLVRDLRGIAFAFNAKTSFMMLFDWIYPAYMPILQRAIELWYHDPACTTPVLKLMAELVHNRSQRLQFDVSSPNGILLFRETSKMITTYGNRILTLGEVPKDQVYGVKLKGVSVCFAMLKAVLSGNYVNFGVFRLYGDDALDNALQTFIKLLLSIPHSDLLDYPKLSQSFYSLLEVLTQDHMNFIASLEPHVVMYILSSISEGLTALDTMVCTGCCSSLDHIVTYLFKQLSRSTKKRPTPMATDDRFLHIMQQHPEMIQQMLSTVLNIIIFEDCRNQWSMSRPLLGLILLNEKYFADLRNSIVNSQPPEKQQAMHLCFENLMEGIERNLLTKNRDRFTQNLSVFRREVNDSMKNSTYGVNSNDMMS; translated from the exons atgaaatggagaaaaatggcggatcatgtGCAG GGCCTCGCCCAGCTGGAGATCCTGTGTAAGCAGCTGTACGAGACCACCGACACCGCCGTGCGCCACCAGGCCGAGAAAGCTCTGGTGGAGTTCACCAACAGCCCCGACTGCCTCAGCAagtgtcagctgctgctggagagaggcagc tctTCGTACTCACAGCTGCTTGCCGCCACATGTTTATCTAAGCTGGTGTCTCGAACCAGCAACCCTCTGCCTCTGGAGCAACGCATTGACATCC GGAACTATGTCCTGAACTACCTGGCCACGCGGCCCAAGCTGGCGGCCTTCGTGACGCAGGCCCTGATCCAGCTGTACGCCCGGATCACCAAGCTGGGCTGGTTCGACTGTCAGAAGGACGACTACGTGTTCCGGAACGTCATCGCCGACGTGACGCGCTTCCTGCAG caggacAGCGTGGAGCACTGCATCATCGGCGTCACCATCCTGTCTCAGCTGACCAATGAGATCAACCAG gctGACACAACACACCCGCTGACCAAACACAGGAAGATTGCGTCGTCCTTCAGAGACTCGTCCCTCTTTGACATCTTCACTCTGTCCTGCAACCTGCTCAaacag GCTTCGGGgaagaacctgaacctgaacgaTGAGTCTCAGCACGGCCTCCTgatgcagctgctgaagctcAGCTACAACTGTCTGAACTACGACTTCATCGGGACGTCGACGGACGAGTCGTCAGACGACCTGTGCACCGTGCAGATCCCCACCTCCTGGAGATCAG CGTTTCTTGATTCCTCGactctgcagctgtttttcaaTCTTTATCattccatccctccatccctctccccACTG gTCCTGTCGTGTCTAGTCCAGATCGCCTCGGTCAGACGGTCGCTGTTCAACAACGCAGAGCGAGCAAAGTTCCTCTCACATCTGGTGGACGGAGTGAAGAGGATATTAGCCAATCCACAG TGTTTACCGGATCCTAATAACTACCACGAGTTCTGCCGCCTGCTGGCGCGGCTGAAGAGTAACTACCAGCTGGGGGAGCTGGTCAAGGTGGAGAACTATCCCGAGGTCATTCGACTCATCGCCAACTTCACCGTCACCAGTCTGCAG caCTGGGAGTTTGCCCCCAACAGTGTTCACTACCTGCTGAGTCTGTGGCAGCGCCTGGCGGCGTCGGTCCCGTACGTGAAGGCCACCGAGCCCCACCTGCTGGAGACCTACACCCCCGAGGTCACCAAGGCCTACATCACGTCCCGGCTGGAGTCCGTCCACGTcatcctcag AGACGGGCTGGAGGACCCCCTGGACGACGCCGGcctggtgcagcagcagctggaccagCTGTCCACCATCGGCCGCTGCGAGTACGAGAAGACGTGCGCTCTGCTGGTGCAGCTGTTCGACCAGGCGGCGCAGACGtaccaggagctgctgcagtccaCCAACTCCAGCGCCGTGGACATCACGGTGCAGGAGG GACGGCTCACCTGGCTGGTCTACATCATCGGGGCGGTGATCGGAGGACGCGTGTCCTTCGCCAGCACGGACGAGCAGGACGCCATGGACGGAGAGCTGGTCTGTCG GGTTCTGCAGCTCATGAACCTGACCGACTCGCGGCTCGCCCAGGCGGGGAACGAGCGGCTGGAACTCGCCATGCTGAGCTTCTTCGAGCAGTTCAGGAAGATCTACATCGGAGACCAGGTGCAGAAATCCTCCAAG ctttACCGACGACTATCAGAAGTTCTGGGTCTGAACGACGAGACGATGGTACTCAGCGTGTTTATCGGGAAAAT CATCACAAACTTGAAGTACTGGGGTCAGTGTGAACCCATCACCTCCAAGACCCTGCAGCTGCTCAACGACCTGTCCCTGGG gtacagCAGTGTGAGGAAGCTGGTGAAGCTCAGCGCGGTGCAGTTCATGTTGAACAACCACAca AGCGAACATTTCTCCTTCCTGGGTGTGAACAATCAGTCCAACCTCAGCGACATGAGGTGTCGCACCACCTTCTACACTGCACTGGGGCGCCTCCTGATGGTCGACTTAG gtGAGGACGAGGATCAGTTCGAACAGTTCATGTTGCCTCTGACGGCCGCGTTTGAAGCCGTCGCTCAGATGTTGAGCACCAATACCTTCAACGAGCAGGAAGCTAAG AGGACTCTGGTGGGTTTGGTCCGGGACCTCCGAGGAATCGCCTTCGCCTTCAACGCCAAGACCAGCTTCATGATGCTGTTTGACTGGAT ATACCCGGCCTACATGCCCATCCTGCAGAGAGCCATCGAGCTGTGGTACCACGACCCAGCATGCACCACTCCGGTCCTCAAGCTGATGGCTGAGCTGGTTCACAACAG gtctcAGCGGCTTCAGTTCGACGTGTCGTCACCAAACGGCATCCTGCTGTTCAGAGAAACCAGCAAGATGATCACCACCTACG ggAACCGCATCCTGACCCTGGGCGAGGTGCCGAAGGACCAGGTGTACGGCGTGAAGCTGAAGGGCGTCAGCGTCTGCTTCGCCATGCTGAAGGCGGTGCTCAGCGGCAACTACGTCAACTTCGGCGTCTTCCGTCTCTACGGCGACGACGCTCTGGACAACGCCCTGCAGACCTTcatcaagctgctgctgtccatcCCCCACAGCGACCTGCTG GACTACCCGAAGCTCAGCCAGTCCTTCTACTCGCTGCTGGAGGTTCTGACTCAGGACCACATGAACTTCATCGCCAGCCTGGAGCCCCATGTGGTCATGTACATCCTGTCGTCCATCTCCGAGGGCCTCACCGCACTCG acaCCATGGTGTGCACGGGCTGCTGCTCCAGTCTGGACCACATCGTCACCTACCTGTTCAAGCAGCTGTCCCGCTCCACCAAGAAGAGGCCCACGCCCATGGCCACCGACGACCGCTTCCTGCACATCATGCAGCAGCACCCAGAGATGAtccagcag atgctCTCCACAGTGTTGAACATCATCATCTTCGAGGACTGTAGGAACCAGTGGTCCATGTCACGGCCGCTCCTCGGACTCATCCTGCTCAACGAGAAG